The genome window GGTACGGCATCGCCCGCACCGCCGCCATGGATCGGGCCGCCGTCTGGGTCGAGATCGACGACGGCGGGACGCTGAAGGTGGCCACCGGCGTGACCGAGATCGGCGAAGGCGTGCTGACCGGGCTGTGCCAGATCGCCGCCGAGGAAACCGGCGTGCGCCCGGAGGACGTGGTGCTGGCCGACAACGACACGGCGCGCGTGCCCGAGGCCGCCCACGCCGGCGCCACGCGCATGACCTACATGATAGGCAACGCGGTGGCGCTGGCCTGCCGCGAGGCCTTCGGCAAGTTCGCCGCGGCCATGGCCGACCTCTGGCAGGTCAGCCCCGCGTCCATCCGCGCCCGCGCCGGCGAAGTCTGGGTCGCGGGCTCGCCCAGCCAGCGCATGAGCATGGAACATGCGGTGCACGTCCTGAAGAAGGATCGCGGCATCGTCATCGTGGGCAGCGGGCTGTTCACCTCGGCGCACACCGCGCTCGACCCAGAAACCGGCGCCGCGACGCCATGGCAGAGCTATGTGTTCGGCACGCAGATCGCCGAGGTCGAGGTGGACACCGACACCGGCGAGGTGCAGGTGCTGGGCGTCTGGGCGGCCCATGACGTGGGGCGGGTAATCAACCCGCAGCAGGTCGAGGGCCAGATCGAGGGCGGCGTGGTCATGGGCGTGGGCCACGCGCTGATGGAGGCCTACAGCCAGGCCGCCGGCCACACCACCACGCCCGGACTGGCCAAGTACATCCTGCCGACCACGCTGGACGTGCCCCATGTCACGTCGGTGCTGATCGACGAACCCGACCCCAAGACGCCCCTGGGCGTCAAGGGCATCGGCGAACCATGCCTGACCCCGACCGCGCCGGCGATCGTGAACGCGATCCACGATGCAGTGGGAGTACGCATGACGCACCTTCCCGCCACGCCCGAGCGCGTACTGGAGGCCCTGCGTCTGAAGCGGGCCGTGCAACCCAGGGAGCAACGCAAGGTGGCATGACTCATTTCCCGACTTACCGCCCCTAGCCGCTACACGCCAACGACGCGGACGGTCCCGGCGGTCAAACAGAGGTAGGAGACGACCATGAACGTTCGCAGGCAGACAGCGAAGGGATGGCTGTGCGCCATCGGTATGTCGACCCTGGCCATCGCCCAC of Pigmentiphaga sp. H8 contains these proteins:
- a CDS encoding xanthine dehydrogenase family protein molybdopterin-binding subunit, coding for MKKRGRGMACGWYGIARTAAMDRAAVWVEIDDGGTLKVATGVTEIGEGVLTGLCQIAAEETGVRPEDVVLADNDTARVPEAAHAGATRMTYMIGNAVALACREAFGKFAAAMADLWQVSPASIRARAGEVWVAGSPSQRMSMEHAVHVLKKDRGIVIVGSGLFTSAHTALDPETGAATPWQSYVFGTQIAEVEVDTDTGEVQVLGVWAAHDVGRVINPQQVEGQIEGGVVMGVGHALMEAYSQAAGHTTTPGLAKYILPTTLDVPHVTSVLIDEPDPKTPLGVKGIGEPCLTPTAPAIVNAIHDAVGVRMTHLPATPERVLEALRLKRAVQPREQRKVA